The Streptomyces venezuelae genomic interval TCCTGGCCGGTGCCTGCCCGCTCGATCAGTTCCGCGGCCCGTCCGGAGTCCAGTCCCGGAGCGGTCATCGAGTCCGCGGTCCGCCCCCCGAAGGCGACGGCGGCGAGGACGGCGAGCGTGGTGGCGATCAGCCATGCCGCGATCACCCGCCAGGGATGGCGGGCGGCGCTTGCGCCCAGGCGCAACAGGGCTTTCGAGAGCATCGGGTCCTCCAACCACCTCGTCGGCCGTCCTTGTACGGCCGCCGATGCCGAGGTTCGTCGCCACGGCGCTCTGCGGCATCGGCCCGCGGGCCGCGGATCCGTCGGCCCCAGGGCGGAGTGACGTCCCGTTCTTTCGGCCGATGCGCGGCGCGGCGCGGTGCTTAGGCTGAGAACCGTGCTCCGAGATGACCTGCGAACCCTGTGGACCGAACCCCGGCCGCCCGGCGCGCCCGCCCGGGTGTGGCGGGACTGGGCGCTGCTCGCCGTGGGCCTGGGCGGTGTGGTGCTGGAGGCCACCCTGCGGGAGGACGTCGTGTGGCGGCCGGTGGCGGTGGTGTTCGCCGTCTGGCTGTGCCTGCTGCCCTTGTGGCGCCGGACCCACCCACTGGCGATGGTCAAGCTGGCGTTCGGCTCGGTGATCCTGCTTCAAGTTGCCTCGCTCGTCGCTGCACCGCGCGAGCCGGTCGGCCTGGACACCGGCATGGTCGTGCTCGTGCTGGTGTACGCGCTGCCCCGGTGGGGATCGGGACGGGAGATCGTGCTCGGCGGTGCGGTGATCCTCGCGGCCTGCGCCCTGGTGACCGTCACGTACGAGACCCCGGTCGTCGAAGAGGTCGGGGGCTTTGTCTTCCTGCTGCTGCCCGGCGTGGTCGGGGCTGCCGTGCGGTTCCGGGTGACCGCTCGCGAGCGGCAGTTGGACCAGGTGCGCTCCCGCGAGCGCGAGCAGCTCGCCCGGGAACTGCACGACACGGTGGCCCACCATGTGTCGGCCATGGTGATCATCGCCCAGGCGGGCCGGGTGCTCGCGGGCACCGACCCGTCCGCCGCCGTCGAGGCGCTGGAGGGGGTCGAGGAGGAAGGGGCGCGCACGCTGGAGGAAATGCGCGCCATGGTCGCCGCGCTGCGCGACCGCGGAGTCGGCGCCGAGCTGGCGCCCCCTGCCGGAGTCGCGGATCTGGAGCGCCTGGTGCGCACGCCGGGTGGTCGCCTCAGGGTCGACCTGGCGCTCGACGGCGAACTGGACGCGCTGCCCCCGGCCGTGGACGCGGCCGTCTACCGGATCGTGCAGGAGTCGGTGACCAACGCGCTGCGCCATGCGGTCGACGCGACCGAGCTCGTCGTTCGGGTCACCGCGGAACGGCACACGGTACGGGTGAGCGTGCGCGACAACGGCCGGCGCACCGGCCGGGGTCGCGACGGATACGGACTTACCGGACTGCGCGAGCGCGCGACCCTGCTCGGCGGCACACTACGAGCCGGCCCGGGTACCGACCGGGGCTGGCATGTCGACGCCGAACTGCCGAGAGTGAGGAACGAGAGCGGTGTCCATTCGCGTCCTCGTCGCTGAC includes:
- a CDS encoding sensor histidine kinase → MLRDDLRTLWTEPRPPGAPARVWRDWALLAVGLGGVVLEATLREDVVWRPVAVVFAVWLCLLPLWRRTHPLAMVKLAFGSVILLQVASLVAAPREPVGLDTGMVVLVLVYALPRWGSGREIVLGGAVILAACALVTVTYETPVVEEVGGFVFLLLPGVVGAAVRFRVTARERQLDQVRSREREQLARELHDTVAHHVSAMVIIAQAGRVLAGTDPSAAVEALEGVEEEGARTLEEMRAMVAALRDRGVGAELAPPAGVADLERLVRTPGGRLRVDLALDGELDALPPAVDAAVYRIVQESVTNALRHAVDATELVVRVTAERHTVRVSVRDNGRRTGRGRDGYGLTGLRERATLLGGTLRAGPGTDRGWHVDAELPRVRNESGVHSRPRR